One Thioclava sp. ES.031 genomic window, TGAGCTTGGCACCGCGCTCGTAGAGTTTGATCGACTCGTCCAGGGGCACGTCGCCATGTTCCAGTTTGCCCACGACTTCCTCGAGAGCCTTCATCGCCTCTTCGAAGCTCAACGCGTCAATATCGCTCATCAATCTGCATTCCCGGTGATATGTCGTCCAATAAGGCTCTGACGCCCGGGTTCCTGCAAACCATATCCGGCTCGCGGAGTCGAGATCACCCCGCGAGACCAGTGCTATCGTGAACGTCTTATCGCCTATTTCTGAAGCGACTCGAGATAGGTCGCGAGTGAAAGGACGCGCCCGCGGGTGGCCAGAACGTCGGTGTAATATGGCGCACCATGCCCGCCCTGTTCCATGAACACATCGCCGAAGACCGGCATCGGCCCGCCATGCGCCCGCACGCCCGTACGTCCGTCGATGATGTGGATCGCCTTGAGCATCGGGAACTCGCCGTCATTGGCGGCGGCAAGGCCGGTCAGATCGGCGGGTTTCACGTTCAGATATTCGGCCATCGGCCCGGTGCCCGTGCCATCGTCGCCATGACAACTGGCGCAATACTGGCCGTAGAGAGCTTTGCCGACATCGCCGTCCTGAGCGATGGCCGGGGTCGCGGCGAGACAGGCCGCAGCGATGATATAAGTGAAGCGCATGGTGTCCTCCCAAACAAGTTGACGCTTGGGAAGGTTGAGCGCGAAATAGGACCGAGTCGATGATCGACGTCAATGACGAAGGGCGCTCCTTTTTGCTAAGGAACGCCCCACGAAAAGGGCCATCTCTGTTCGAGATGGCCCTCCGAGATCTACGGAGATGGTCCGGTTAGGGTCCGAAGGAACCAGCCGTCCCAGTCAGGGTTTTTTGCCCTAGGGTTTGCCCTCAGGCCACGGCCCCCCTCACTGTCCCGACACCTCTCTCCACTATCACTCTAGACACTGGACCACCTCCTTTCATGCGTTGCCGTTATCCACAGCGTGCCACAGATTTTGTGTGTGGCAAGAAAAATTACGCAATCCTTGGAGAAAGTTTCGTAACAAGTGCCTTGAAAGGCAGCAGCGCGATCAAAGTCAGGGCAAGTTTGACAAGCCAGTCTGCGGTGGCCAGCGACACCCAGAGCGGCACCGTCGGTCCGACGCCCAACAGGGGCAGGGACTCATTGGCCCAGGCCACGTCATTCGACGGCTCGAGGAAGGTCAGCGCGGCCGAGAAGGCGATCGAGAAGAAGATCAGCGTATCGAGCGATGCACCGATCAGGGTCGAGACCGCAGGCGCGCGCCACCAGACGCCATTGCGCAGCTTGTCGAAGACGAAGATGTCGGTCATCTGCGCCACGAGGAAGGCCGCGCCGGAGCCGAGCGCGATGCGCAGCGTGACGGCCGGATAGGTGTAGCCGTCGCCCTGCAGCATGATCTGGCTGCCGATGAGCGAGCAGA contains:
- a CDS encoding exodeoxyribonuclease VII small subunit; its protein translation is MSDIDALSFEEAMKALEEVVGKLEHGDVPLDESIKLYERGAKLKEHCAKLLKEAEARVEKITLNADGAPKGTTPAEGL
- a CDS encoding c-type cytochrome, yielding MRFTYIIAAACLAATPAIAQDGDVGKALYGQYCASCHGDDGTGTGPMAEYLNVKPADLTGLAAANDGEFPMLKAIHIIDGRTGVRAHGGPMPVFGDVFMEQGGHGAPYYTDVLATRGRVLSLATYLESLQK
- a CDS encoding queuosine precursor transporter; the encoded protein is MTRYIPGIIAMAIIVVASNILVQFLVGDWLTWGAFTYPFAFLVNDVMNRVYGPGAARRVVAAGFVVGVICSLIGSQIMLQGDGYTYPAVTLRIALGSGAAFLVAQMTDIFVFDKLRNGVWWRAPAVSTLIGASLDTLIFFSIAFSAALTFLEPSNDVAWANESLPLLGVGPTVPLWVSLATADWLVKLALTLIALLPFKALVTKLSPRIA